The Thermoleophilia bacterium nucleotide sequence CCACACGAGCCCCAGACACAGCCCCGTGACGACGGCGACCACCGCGAGGCCGACAACCACGGCATGTGCCTGCCCGTGTGCGGGCAGCATCTTGAAGTACACCGTGGTCATGACCGCCGAGCCGATGGCAGTGGCAAGTTGCTGCACGGCGCTCAGCGATCCGCTGGCGCTGCCCGCCTCGTCGGCCGCGACGCCTCCAACAGTGATATCGAAGAGCGTGCCGAAGCACGTGCCCATCCCGAAGCCCATGACGAGGAGCGCGGGCGACAGCGTCCAGGGGTTCACCCCCGTGCCCTCCAAGAGCACCACTTGGAGCAGCCAACCGACGCCGGACAAGGTGACCAGGAGACCGATGAAGATGAGCGTGCGGCCGAGCTTCTCCATGAGCTGAGCGGCCGCCACCGCGGCCATCATGATACCCACGACCATCGGCACGAGCGTCAGCGCCGCGCGCGAGGGGCTGAGCCCGAGACCCAACTGCAGGAAGAGCGCTACGACGTAGTTCATACCGCCGACGACGGCGAAGTACGCGAGGCCCATGACGAGCCCGGAGGTGAAGCCGCGGTCGGAGAACAGCGACGGCTTGATCAGCGGCTGCGCGGCGGTCTTCTGGCGAAGGGCGAACAGTCCGAACCCTGCGAGACCAACGGCGAGCGAGACGAACGGCAGGACGGTCCAGCCCTCGGTCGAGCCCTCGATCAGGCCGAACAGCAGGCCGAACATACCGACCGCCAGCAGACCCGCGCCGAGGCCATCGAGCGCAACGCGCCGGTCACCGTCATCGCAGGGCAGCACGCGGAGCGCGGCGACGAAGCCGACCGCGCCGAGAACGATGTTGATGAGAAACATCGGCCGCCAGCTGAGCCCGGCGATGTCGGCGTCGATGAGAAAGCCTGCGAGCAGCGGGCCGGCCACCATAGCCAACCCCATGGCCGGCCCGAACACGCTGAACGCCTTGCGCGTCATGTCGCGCGAGAAGTGCGCCGTCATGATGGCAATGCCCTGCGGGATGAGCAGGGCGCCGAACGCCCCCTGGCAAAGGCGCGCCACGATGAGCGTCGCCGGACCAGACGCGAGTCCGCAGGCGAGAGACGCGAGCGTGAAACCGGCGATGCCCACCAGGAACACGCGGCGCTGACCGAAGCGATCGCCGAGCCGCCCGCCGAGCACGAGCAGGATGCCGAGCGAGAGCGCATAGCTCGAGCCCAGCCACTTGACGAGCAGCTCGCCGCCGCCGAGCTCGTGCACGATCGTCGGCGCGGCGATGTTGGTGATGGTGGCGTCGAGCAGATCCATCACGTCGGCGATGATGAGCACGGCGAGGATCGCCCACATCATGCCCGTGGTCAGGACCTTCGCGGAGCCGCTGGCAGAGCGCGATGTATCCATGGTCGTGGTCTCCTTCTTCTTGACGTCGCCCCGTGCGGCGCGGCGCGCCACCGCAGGGCGGACCGCTGTGCTACGGCCGCGGCGTGTCGAGTACCCCGTTGATGAGGACATCGAGCGCCCACTCGTAGCGCTCGCGGGCGCCGCTGTACAGCTCGTCACCGGCGGCGTGGATCTGCGGGTAGGACTCACTCGCCAGAGCCTGTGTAGCGTCCCGCATGCGCTGGAGAGTGGCGGAGTCCGTATAGCGCCGGTTGTCACGCTCGGCCGCGAGAGCAGCCGAGTGCAATAGCAGCAAGTCGAGCGCCCAGGCCGCGCGACCCGTATCCAAACCGCCGCGCCCGAGCAGCACAAGAAGCGTCTCGGTGAGGTCCATCATGTTGGCGCCCGTGGGGCTCGTGCGCAGCGCCACCTGGGCGAGCCCCGGACGCTCGTAGAGGACGCGGAAGTACGATCGCAGTACCGTCTTGAGCTGCTCGCGCCAATCGCCCTCGGGATCGGCCGGCCGCTCGACTTCTGCGAACACGCGGTCGAGCACCAGCGCGAGCAGCTCGTCGAGGTTGGCGACGTAGACGTACAGCGAGGCGGCGCCCGTATCCAGAGCCGCCGCCACCTTGCGCAGACTGAGGCCGGCCATGCCGTCCTGGGAGACCAGGTCGAGGGCCGTGGTAACGATGATCTCCTGGCTCAGCGGCGCCTTGGCCGGCCGCGCCCGGCGGCTCACGATCTCCCGTCTGTCCGTCGAGGGATCGGCTTTGCCGGATTTCCGGTGCTCCTTCATGGCACCATTGTAGACAACGAACAGTGTTTGTCAAGAACACTGTTCGTGGCACAACGACTAGAGAAAGGGAGGGGAGCACCTCGGGTGCTCCCCTCCCTCCGACGACAGCGCGCTGCCGCCCTGCCTAACGCTGCGTCATCGGCCGGCCACCAGCGCATCCACGTCGATGGCATGGAGGAGGTCGAGCAAACGCTCGGCCGTCAACGTCGGGATGGCCTTACCCGACTGCGCCTCGATCTGATTGCAGACGGCATTCAGGAGGTTGCGGACAGTCTTCGCGTCGCCGCGGTCCGCCGCCGCCCTCGCTGCCTTGAGCTTGGCGACGAGCGCCGTGCGAATGCCGGCGGGCACGGCCACGCTGTCACCGATCTCGGTACGCGTGTTGGTGAGCAAGGCCGTTGAGGAAGGCCCTTCCTTGAGATGCTCCTCCGTTACGCCGAAGCTCTCCCAATGCCTCACGTGCCAGGTGAGGCACCAGGGGTGCTGGCCTTCTGCCCCGTCCGGAACCCAGAAGGCCTTGTCCGTCTTGGCCTTGAGCAGGTACATGTCCAGGCTCATGTCGATGAGGTAGTCGTTCTCGGCGTCGCCGTCCCAGCCGGGGAGGCCGTAGGTCACGCCGAGTTCCTGCCCAAAGGTCGTGCTCGACGAGGAGCCGACCGTCAGCGATCCCTTCCACTCGCCCTTGAACCCAAAGGCGCCGGCGTAGACGTCCACCGAATTGGTGCTCGTCTGCGACGCCAGATCGGTCTGGGTCTGTGTGAGCGTGTACGTCTTCGCGGCGCTGCCTATTGCCTTCTTGAACCAGACTTTGTCGAGGATCGTGTAGTCATTCGTCTCATAGCCGATCTCGCCGTAGATCGCGGTCCCGTCTGGCGGCGTCGCGCTGCTCGTCCATCCCGGATCCCAGTAAGTCATGCTGTTGGGGTAGGGGGCGACGCCGTGCCAGTAAGCCTGGGCGACCGGGTCCATGTTCGGATTAGGCTTCTCCGGCGTGGCAGTCTTGTCGAACACCTCGTCGATGAGGTCGCTGCCGCTCGAGATGTACGTGTAATAGAGAGCGACCTCAAGGTCTTTGCCGTCGGGCGCCGTGAGCTCGTACTGGTCGTTCGTGATCTTCGGCACGAAGAAGATGCCGAAGGCCTGCGCCCCCACGTCGATGGCCGTCCCGGCGCCCATACTGTCCGGCGACCAGGAGAGCAAGGTCTTGATCGTCGTCGTGGTCGTCGCCTGGCTCGTCTGCTGGACGGCGTTGGTGTAGCTCAGCCCCGCCGAGGTCGATGGAGTCCCGAAGAACCCCTGTCCGCCGTAGGAGATGCTGAGCGTCTTCTCGCCCGTCACGAAGTTGGTGGCCGTTTGTGAGGACGAGAGAGCGAAGTTGATGTTGTAGGAACTGGCCATCTTGCCGACCGGGGTGCCGTTGGGGTAGTAGGGCGGCAGGCCGTAGATCACCCCCTCCAGAATCCAGGCAGGGCTGTAGTCCACGTCGTTGCCGTCGCTGTCCTTGCCGGTGTCGATGGTGTTGGACCCAGTCCGCTTGAGCAGGTCCATGCCGTACTTGAGCGAGCGTCCGTGCGCGTTGGCGATGTCGGTGGAACCCCACCACCACACCCGGGCGTACTGCTGGAGCGAGCCGTCCGAGGTCTGCTGGGGGGCCATGCAGGCGGTCAGATAACCCCGCCAGTCCTCGTCCACATGGGAGGAGGCACTGCCCTCGGCCACGATACCCGCGGGGTAGAAGGAGCCGCTCTTGCCGTCGGAGTTGAACACGAACTGCATGTGGTAGACGTCGTCGCTGCCCCAGCCGATGCCCCAGATCTGGAGGTTGTTGGTGCCGTAGGGCGTGCAGCCGGCGACGTCGCCGGCGAGCAACGTCGCGTCCCTATAGTGCCCCGGCGATGGGTCGTGACCCGGCAGCGTGGCGACGTAGCTCACCGCGTTCGTCGTGGCCTTGGGGTCGAAGGTCCAGAGCTTGATGATCCCGGTAGCGTCGTCGCCACCGTCGGCGTCGTCCTTCGTCAGGAACACGAACAGCGGCGCCTTGTCGCTGCCGCGGGCGATGACGTCGCCGTTGAGCAAAGAGTCGGCGCCGGTGAAGGTGTAGACCTTCTGCGGTGCGCTGAAATGGACGGCGTCGGTGGAGGTGATGCGATACAGGTCTCTCGTGCCACCGTACTGGAAGAAGATGTTCAGAGTGTCGTTAATGACTTTGACGACGAGACCCCGGATGACACGCGGGCTCGTCGTCTTCGCCCCGGGCCGGTTCGAACAGACAATCGTGCTCGGGGGGTTCCACTCAGTCCCATCCACGTATTCGGCCTCGATGGGGCTGATCTGCTTCTGCCGCAGGATGGAGCCGGTGTCGTAGTCGTACGTCTTGGCGACGTAGAGGAAGAGCTTGTCCTTGAAGGTGACGAAGCGCACGAGGTTGGGCTTCCTGTGGTCGCCCCCCCATGAGTCCTCCCAGGTCTCCGGCTCGATCACCCGGTAGTGGGTCGGCTTCGAGGTTGGAGCTTTGCTCGGGTCGTTCTGGGCAACGTACACGGCCATCTCATCGCCGGCATTGCCCGTGCCCTTCACGAAGGCTTCCCACACGTATCCGCCGTAGTAGGACATATCGAAGGCGCGCCAGCAGTCGTGCGGCTGGAAGGCGTTGAAGCCCTCGCTGTAGTTGTCGTCGTTGTAGAGCGTAGGGTTGCTGCTGTCGCTGTCTACGGCGAGCGCGCCCGCGACCCCGACCGTCAGCAGCAGCACCACCAGGCCGGCCCCGATCACGACCGACCTTCTGAGTACCTGCAGACCAGACACGATAATCCCCTTCTCCCCGTAGAGCGAGCGGCGTCTCCACGCGCTCGGTCACTCTGCCATGGTCAAGAACTGGTGTGCCCTCCGGTGTCCTCCCTTCTCCAGTCATCCGCCCTTGGGGTAATCCGCGACAAGGCACCCGCGACAATCCCACTTCGCGAGGCGTCCTCTAACTGTCCGTTCTCGATGTCAAAGGAGACGGCGTTGGGAGACGCGGTGAGCTCGGCCGGCACCCGTTCGGACGGCCGGCGGCACACCACGTCGAAGTGCGGCAGAAGCGCACGTCTGACGCCTATGCCGGCGAGGAAGATCGACTCGCCGCCAAGCAAGATGCCCGTGTGCCCCGCCATATCCCAGACCCTCTCCCGCGCGATGCGCCTGCCCTCTAACAGTCAGTTTGAGGACGGGGAGAGGGCCCCACAATGTCCGCAGGGACAGTCGGCAGCGGCCAGACTGTCCCTTCGGGCAGTCAGCCGAAGGCGACCGCGCCGGGATGGGATAAGAGAGAGGCCATGAGCGACGCTGCAAGAGCGACAACACTGGTGGGCCCAGCTGGACTCGAACCAGCGACCGGCCGATTATGAGTCGGCTGCTCTAACCAACTGAGCTATAGGCCCACGTGGGGAGGATCGGCAGGACGAGTGCGCAGCGGCCGATCCCGAGCGCCTATCGTACCAAGACGCGCCGGATGTGAGCGAGGCGCGTGCACGCGCTGGTGATGACGCCAAACTCTACCGTTAGGCGTCGCCTTCCTTGATAATCTCTTGGCGACATGCCGAACCTCAACCAAGATACGCCCTCGCGTATGCGCACCTCCGAGATCGTGCGGCGTGCGGCGATCGCCACCGCCACTGTTCTGCTCGTCGTGGGGTCCGCGCTCCTGCTCATCCAAATCCGCACGATCCTTCTCTGGATCCTCGTCGGCATCATCCTCGCCATCGCGCTGCATCCCGCCGTACGCTGGCTCATGGCGCATCGCGTGCCGCGCGTCGCCGCGGCGCTCGGCGTCTCGCTGGCGGCCATCGCCGTGCTGATCGCCATCGTGCTCGCCATCGTGTTGCCGGTCATCCTGCAGGCCGGGGACTTCATCCGCGACATTCCCACGCTCGTGCGCACACTCTTCGGAGCCGGTGGCCGGCTTCACTTCCTCGAGCAGAACTTCTCCGTGCTCGAGCGACTCAGCACCCTTACCCCCGAGGACGTCGCCAATGCGCTGATGGGTAGCCAAGAGGCCATCGTGGGCGCGCTCAGCCGGGCCGCCTCGTTCGTCGCCGCGACAATCACGATCTTCGTCATCATGATCATGCTCCTGCTTCAAGGGGGCCGCGCCTGGCAGGCGCTTCTCGCTTCGATGGTCGGCGAGGAAGGCGTGTGGGCCAAGCGCATCGGCGACGACTTCTTGCGCGCCGTCGGGGGCTACGTGCGCGGCAACCTCGCGCTCAGTGCCATCGCGGGGATCACCGCCTACCTCGTGCTGCGCATCCTCGACATCCCGTACGCGGAGACGCTGGCGGTGACGGTGGCCATCCTCGACGTCATCCCGCTCGTGGGCGCCACCATCGCCATGGTAATCGTCTCGATCGTGGGGTTCGCCGTCGGCGGCACCACCGATGGCATTGTGCTGCTCGTCTTCTTCATCGTCTACCAGCAGTTCGAGAACAACGTGCTTCAGAACCTGGTGTACGCGAAGACCGTCTCGCTCCCGCCGCTGGTGGTGTTCATCGCCGCCCTCGCCGGCGCCGTCTTGGGGGGCATCGTCGGGGCGCTGCTCGCCATCCCGCTCGCTTCGGCGGGCTGGACACTCGGGCGCGACCTCATCGCGCTACGTCAGGCGCGCCACGCCGCCGCGGCCCAGAGCGATGAGCGATCGACCTCGACACTAGAGACGCAGGACGCCGGCGAGACAGGGGGCGCGGCGGAAGCCGACTCCGACGACAGCGGCGGGAACCAGGGCTAGGAGCGTCCCGTCAAGCGCCCTGCGATGCGCCGCAGAGCGACGATGGCGGTGACGAAGAACATGATCACCGCCATCCCGAGCGCCAGCGGCAACACGAGCACAGCTATCAGCCTGCGCAGAGCGCTCTTCTCAGCCGGCTCGTCAATCGAGGGCTGCCCCTGCAACGCAGGCTCCTCGCCCTCGCCGTGTGTCGTCATGAGCGAGCTCAGGATGTCGCTGCCACGCATGGTTCCCCCTTCCCTCAGCCGCCGCGCGAGCAACGCTCACGGCGGCACTCCTCTCCCTGTACCCACCGTGGAGGGGACGGACACGCAGTCGGGTACTGCAGAGCACTGGAAGGAGCCGAGAGCGCGAACAGCCGTTCGGAAGAACAGCGGGGCCCCAGCGGCGTCGCCACCGGGGCCCTCAAGCTTCACCGCCGTGCGGCGGATGATGAACTGGCTCCTCGGGTAGGACTCGAACCTACAACCCTTCGGTTAACAGCCGAATGCTCTACCATTGAGCTACCGAGGAATGCGTCGGCCAAAGAGTATAAGGCACACGCCGCAGCGCCACAATCGCCGCCGCCGTCAGCGCCGCCCTCTCAGGCTCATTCGAGGAAGTCGCGCAGCTTCTGCGACTCGCGGTAGGCCTTGAGTTTGGTGAGCGTCTTCGCCTCGATCTGGCGGATGCGTTCGCGCGTGACGCCAAAGGTCTGGCCCACCTCTTCGAGCGTCCGCGGATGCTCGCCTTTGAGCCCAAAACGCAGCTCGATGACCTTGCGCTCACGGTGCGTCAGCGTATTGAGGACGTTGTTGAGCTCCTCCTTCTGCATGATCGCGCTGACCGCCTCGATCGGCACCGTCGCCTCTTCGTCTTCAATGAAGTCGCCGAGCTGCGAGTCTTCCTCCTCGCCGATCGGCGTCTCGAGGCTCACCGGCTCCTGGCTGATCTTGAGGATCTCGCGCACCTTCTGCGGCGTGGTGCCCATCTCGGTCCCGATCTCCTCCGGTGTGGGCTCGCGTCCCATGTCTTGCAGGAGTTGGCGCTGCACGCGAATGAGCTTGTTGATCGTCTCGACCATGTGCACGGGAATGCGAATCGTGCGCGCCTGGTCGGCGATGGCGCGCGTGATCGCCTGACGGATCCACCACGTGGCGTAGGTGCTGAACTTGTAGCCCTTGCGGTAGTCGAACTTCTCGACGGCCCGAATGAGCCCCAGATTGCCCTCCTGAATGAGATCCAGGAACAGCATGCCGCGCCCCACGTAGCGCTTGGCGATCGACACCACGAGGCGCAGGTTCGCCTCGATGAGCTTGCGCTTGGCCTCGAAGTCGCCGCGCTCGATGCGCCTGGCGAGAGAGACCTCCTCCTCGGCGGTGAGCAGCGACACCCGACCGATCTCCTTGAGATACATGCGCACCGGATCGTTGGTCTGCGTCTTCACCGAGAGATCGAGCTTGCGAATGACGTCTTCGTCCGGTTTTGTGTCGGAGCCGTCGAGCGAACCGGGGCCCTCGCCTTCGAGGAGGTCGATGCCGAGGTCGCTGAGCAGATTGTAGATGCCGTCGATCTGATCCGGCGTGAGATCGACGTCCGAGAGCGCCTCGGCGATGTGGTCGGCCGTGAGATAGCCCTGCTCACGGCCCTCGTCGACTAGCTGGCGCACCTCGTCGATTGCCAGCTCGGGCGCCTCCGGCGCCCTGCTGCGATCTTCTGCGAAATCACTCAAATGCGCGTCCTAACCTTCGTCTGGCTCGTCGTCGACGGGGGTGGCGCGAATAGCCTCGCGCAGCGAATGACGTACCGTGTACAAACGCGCCAGCTCGGCTCCCCGTTCCTCGTCGGCGTCGCCTTCTCTCCTTTGCTTGAGCCGCGCGATGAGCCGACTCACTTTGGCTTCCTGGAGGCGGAGGAAGAGCTCGCGCACCACTGCGGCATTGAATCGTTCGCTGCCGGCTCGCACGACCACCTCAGCAAACGCCTCTCCTCGATCGTCGACGGCGCTAGCGCCCTCATGCTCGGTATGCCCCGCCATTTGGGCTCCCAACCGCTCGACGACCGAGCGGTACACCAGCTTGGACTCGACGCCGGCGAAGAAGCTCTCGTCGACGCCGGCCAGAACCTCGCGCCCGACCTCCGGTCGCGCCAGGCATCCCGCGAGAAAACGCAGCTCCAGCTCGCGGCTGCCGCCAAGCGCTGCTTGAGCGACGTCGACGCGTGATTCGTGCGCGCGGCTCACCCCTGCCGCAGCGCCTCCGGACCTCCCGTTGGCTTGCTGCCTCTGACACGCGAGCGAACGCTCGTCCTGCGACAGGAGATACCCTGTTGCTTCATCGGAGAGACCAAGACGATCGGCGATGTGGCGCAGCTCCTCGTCTCTTTCGAGCGGCGTCGCAGCACGAGCGAGGACCTCCTTGAGTCGCGCAAACGCGCGTGCCCGGCCGTCGGGCCGATCGAGGTCGCTGCTGTCGAGCGCCAGCTGGACGTGGAATTGTAGCAACGTCTGCGCATGAGCGACAAGCCGGCGAAACCCTTCCGCCCCCGCCGTTGAGAGCACGTAGTCGGCCGGGTCAAGGCCGTCGGGGATGCGGACCACGCGCAGTTGCACGCCGAGCCGACGGCCCAGATCGAGCGCCCGGCTCATGGCGTTCACGCCGGCCGCATCGGCGTCGAAGCAGATGTCGATGTTCCTGGTGACGCGCATCAGGCGTTGCACTTGCTGCTCCGTGAGCGCCGTGCCCATGCTCGCCACGGCGTTCTCTATGCCGACCTGAGCGAGGGCCATCACGTCGGTGTAGCCCTCGACCACGAAGATGCGATCTTCCTTGGCCGCGGTCGCCTTTGCTTTGTCGAGACCGAAGAGCGCCTCGCTCTTGTGATACACGGCCGTCTCCGGCGAGTTGAGGTACTTAGGCTTCTCGTCGCCGAGCGTGCGCGCACCGAAGCCCAGGGTGCGGCCGCGATCGTCGGCCAGCGGAAACATGATGCGGCCGCGAAACCGATCGTACGGTTCGGCACGCCGGCCGGGGATCACAAGACCGGCGTCCAAGAGCTCCTGATCGCTGAACTGCGCCGCCACGGCGGCCCGGCGCAGCGTCCCCCAGCCGGGCAGGCTGTAGCCGAGGCGAAAGCGCTTACAGGTCGCCTCGCTGAGCCCGCGCTCGGCGAGGTACTCGCGCGCGGCCGTCGCCGCCGGCGCCTCCCAGAGCACCCGCTCGTAGTACGACGTCGCCTTCTCGAGGAGGCTGCGCAGCCGCTCGCGGCGACGGCGCAGCGCATCGCCGTGCGCGTTCGACTCCTCGTACTCGACGATGACCCCGTAGCGATCGGCGAGGTACTCGACGGCGGCAGCAAAATCGAGATTCTCCTTCTGCTGCACGAAACCGAAGACGTTGCCGCCGGCGCCGCAGCCGAAGCAGTAGTAGAGCTTCTCCGCGGGGTTCACAGAGAACGACGGTGTGCGTTCTTCATGAAACGGGCAGCGGCCGCT carries:
- the rpoD gene encoding RNA polymerase sigma factor RpoD, whose amino-acid sequence is MSDFAEDRSRAPEAPELAIDEVRQLVDEGREQGYLTADHIAEALSDVDLTPDQIDGIYNLLSDLGIDLLEGEGPGSLDGSDTKPDEDVIRKLDLSVKTQTNDPVRMYLKEIGRVSLLTAEEEVSLARRIERGDFEAKRKLIEANLRLVVSIAKRYVGRGMLFLDLIQEGNLGLIRAVEKFDYRKGYKFSTYATWWIRQAITRAIADQARTIRIPVHMVETINKLIRVQRQLLQDMGREPTPEEIGTEMGTTPQKVREILKISQEPVSLETPIGEEEDSQLGDFIEDEEATVPIEAVSAIMQKEELNNVLNTLTHRERKVIELRFGLKGEHPRTLEEVGQTFGVTRERIRQIEAKTLTKLKAYRESQKLRDFLE
- a CDS encoding MFS transporter, whose product is MDTSRSASGSAKVLTTGMMWAILAVLIIADVMDLLDATITNIAAPTIVHELGGGELLVKWLGSSYALSLGILLVLGGRLGDRFGQRRVFLVGIAGFTLASLACGLASGPATLIVARLCQGAFGALLIPQGIAIMTAHFSRDMTRKAFSVFGPAMGLAMVAGPLLAGFLIDADIAGLSWRPMFLINIVLGAVGFVAALRVLPCDDGDRRVALDGLGAGLLAVGMFGLLFGLIEGSTEGWTVLPFVSLAVGLAGFGLFALRQKTAAQPLIKPSLFSDRGFTSGLVMGLAYFAVVGGMNYVVALFLQLGLGLSPSRAALTLVPMVVGIMMAAVAAAQLMEKLGRTLIFIGLLVTLSGVGWLLQVVLLEGTGVNPWTLSPALLVMGFGMGTCFGTLFDITVGGVAADEAGSASGSLSAVQQLATAIGSAVMTTVYFKMLPAHGQAHAVVVGLAVVAVVTGLCLGLVWLLPGAVRGEGEAVGADCDMAGAVELVSQEA
- a CDS encoding TetR/AcrR family transcriptional regulator C-terminal domain-containing protein, which gives rise to MKEHRKSGKADPSTDRREIVSRRARPAKAPLSQEIIVTTALDLVSQDGMAGLSLRKVAAALDTGAASLYVYVANLDELLALVLDRVFAEVERPADPEGDWREQLKTVLRSYFRVLYERPGLAQVALRTSPTGANMMDLTETLLVLLGRGGLDTGRAAWALDLLLLHSAALAAERDNRRYTDSATLQRMRDATQALASESYPQIHAAGDELYSGARERYEWALDVLINGVLDTPRP
- the dnaG gene encoding DNA primase; translation: MARITAGSIDRVQAAVDMIDLVGQYTQLRKAGANYSGRCPFHEERTPSFSVNPAEKLYYCFGCGAGGNVFGFVQQKENLDFAAAVEYLADRYGVIVEYEESNAHGDALRRRRERLRSLLEKATSYYERVLWEAPAATAAREYLAERGLSEATCKRFRLGYSLPGWGTLRRAAVAAQFSDQELLDAGLVIPGRRAEPYDRFRGRIMFPLADDRGRTLGFGARTLGDEKPKYLNSPETAVYHKSEALFGLDKAKATAAKEDRIFVVEGYTDVMALAQVGIENAVASMGTALTEQQVQRLMRVTRNIDICFDADAAGVNAMSRALDLGRRLGVQLRVVRIPDGLDPADYVLSTAGAEGFRRLVAHAQTLLQFHVQLALDSSDLDRPDGRARAFARLKEVLARAATPLERDEELRHIADRLGLSDEATGYLLSQDERSLACQRQQANGRSGGAAAGVSRAHESRVDVAQAALGGSRELELRFLAGCLARPEVGREVLAGVDESFFAGVESKLVYRSVVERLGAQMAGHTEHEGASAVDDRGEAFAEVVVRAGSERFNAAVVRELFLRLQEAKVSRLIARLKQRREGDADEERGAELARLYTVRHSLREAIRATPVDDEPDEG
- a CDS encoding AI-2E family transporter — translated: MPNLNQDTPSRMRTSEIVRRAAIATATVLLVVGSALLLIQIRTILLWILVGIILAIALHPAVRWLMAHRVPRVAAALGVSLAAIAVLIAIVLAIVLPVILQAGDFIRDIPTLVRTLFGAGGRLHFLEQNFSVLERLSTLTPEDVANALMGSQEAIVGALSRAASFVAATITIFVIMIMLLLQGGRAWQALLASMVGEEGVWAKRIGDDFLRAVGGYVRGNLALSAIAGITAYLVLRILDIPYAETLAVTVAILDVIPLVGATIAMVIVSIVGFAVGGTTDGIVLLVFFIVYQQFENNVLQNLVYAKTVSLPPLVVFIAALAGAVLGGIVGALLAIPLASAGWTLGRDLIALRQARHAAAAQSDERSTSTLETQDAGETGGAAEADSDDSGGNQG